A region of Syntrophorhabdus sp. DNA encodes the following proteins:
- a CDS encoding ABC transporter ATP-binding protein, with protein GKTTLLNAVSGLNPPTHGSVLFEGRDVVGLRTDQIASLGMSRTFQLIRLFTINDATVLDNVLLGAHMRLKPTLLGTIFLRKKVKRREREVTQKAMDLLKLVGLEKEAHALPGELSFGSQRLLELARALMTDPKMLLLDEPASGLNDAEVEEFTRLLMAIKQQGITILIVEHNMKLVMNIADDIIVLDFGKKLAEGSPSAICANPDVIEAYLGAQSKECGVTQ; from the coding sequence CCGGCAAGACAACCCTCCTCAATGCCGTCAGCGGGCTGAACCCCCCGACGCACGGCTCCGTCCTTTTTGAGGGCCGTGATGTCGTCGGATTGAGGACCGACCAGATCGCCTCGCTGGGCATGTCCCGCACGTTCCAGCTCATCCGGCTCTTCACGATCAATGATGCCACCGTTCTCGACAACGTCCTTTTGGGGGCCCACATGCGCCTGAAACCGACGCTCCTCGGGACGATCTTCCTGAGAAAAAAGGTAAAGAGGCGGGAGAGGGAGGTCACACAGAAGGCCATGGACCTCCTGAAACTTGTCGGTCTTGAAAAGGAGGCGCATGCGCTCCCCGGGGAGCTGTCCTTCGGCAGCCAGCGTCTCCTGGAGCTCGCGCGGGCGCTGATGACGGACCCGAAGATGCTCCTTCTCGACGAGCCCGCATCGGGACTCAACGACGCCGAGGTGGAGGAATTCACACGACTTCTCATGGCGATCAAGCAACAGGGGATCACAATCCTCATCGTCGAACACAACATGAAGCTGGTCATGAATATCGCCGACGACATCATCGTCCTCGATTTCGGAAAGAAGCTGGCGGAAGGATCGCCTTCGGCGATCTGCGCGAACCCCGACGTCATAGAGGCGTACCTGGGCGCGCAGAGCAAAGAGTGCGGGGTGACGCAATGA
- a CDS encoding ABC transporter ATP-binding protein, whose amino-acid sequence MILKAERLSAGYARIQVLKAIDLEVKKGEIVCLVGANGAGKSTLLKALSGVIPPTTGRFLFNGQDVTGRKPNQLVRIGLSHVPEGRQIFGSLTVKQNLFLGAYVNPAKKERLDDLLESVFVLFPKLKERLAQKAGTMSGGEQQMLAIGRGLMSQPKLLLLDEPSLGLAPLVVEAILGTIGELRSRGISILLVEQNVNAALHISDRAYVLETGRIVLQGKANDLLENEEVKRCYLGM is encoded by the coding sequence ATGATCCTCAAGGCCGAGAGACTATCAGCCGGATATGCCCGCATACAGGTCCTCAAGGCAATAGACCTGGAGGTGAAGAAGGGTGAGATCGTCTGTCTCGTGGGGGCCAACGGGGCCGGAAAATCGACCCTTCTCAAGGCCCTGTCCGGGGTGATACCTCCGACGACCGGCAGGTTCCTCTTCAACGGACAGGATGTGACGGGCCGCAAACCGAACCAACTCGTGAGAATCGGACTCAGCCACGTCCCGGAGGGACGCCAGATCTTCGGCTCCCTCACGGTGAAGCAGAACCTTTTCCTCGGTGCCTACGTCAACCCGGCAAAGAAGGAGCGCCTCGACGACCTTCTTGAATCCGTGTTTGTCCTCTTCCCCAAACTCAAGGAACGCCTCGCCCAGAAGGCAGGAACGATGAGCGGCGGGGAACAGCAGATGCTTGCCATAGGAAGGGGGCTCATGTCCCAGCCAAAGCTTCTCCTGCTCGATGAACCTTCCCTGGGGCTGGCCCCGCTGGTTGTCGAAGCCATACTGGGTACCATCGGAGAGCTTCGCAGCCGGGGCATCTCCATCCTGCTCGTCGAACAGAACGTGAACGCCGCCCTTCACATATCCGACCGCGCTTACGTGCTCGAAACGGGCAGGATCGTGTTGCAGGGAAAAGCAAATGACCTTTTGGAAAATGAGGAAGTAAAGAGATGTTATCTGGGCATGTAA
- a CDS encoding long-chain-fatty-acid--CoA ligase, with protein sequence MLIGDLSIQCARRYPDKTALVSDDNRLTYREFNRRVNCLADSLMKLGLAAGDKVAVLSRNNVEMFEICFAAAKTGMVWVPVNFRLVPSELKFVLNDAEIGILFVGDTFKDQVEAIRNEITVPHIVDIGAPYEEMIRSGSPAEPAGSVKPDDLFAIFYTSGTTGGPKGVMLSHDNFLSAVVNHTIAYKLGPSDVSLHVQPCYHTMEASMVLCHFYVGGTNVMVTNFNGHEFWKLVEKEKITNITLVYTGLVDILDAYKEGGYKLGTLRSYSVGGQTTPVPILKRAVEVLGPDIIFVVYGLTEASPLLAYLSKEDYSLEGEGLKRLGSVGKELFSCHVRIVDKDDNDVRPGEVGEIIARGPNVMKGYWKRTEETQETLRGGWLHTGDMGMFDEDGYIYVIDRKKDLIISGGENISPHEIEDALHLHPAVHECAAIGIPDERWGEQVKAVVVLTKDAHITEKELIEFCAKHLARYKLPKTVDFVDALPKDPVGKIQKKVLREQYAK encoded by the coding sequence ATGCTTATAGGCGATCTATCCATTCAATGCGCGCGCCGGTATCCCGACAAGACCGCTCTGGTCTCCGACGACAACAGGCTTACGTACCGCGAATTCAACAGGCGGGTGAACTGCCTCGCCGATTCACTTATGAAACTGGGGCTTGCCGCGGGCGACAAGGTCGCCGTGCTCAGCCGCAACAACGTCGAGATGTTCGAGATATGCTTCGCAGCGGCAAAGACGGGCATGGTCTGGGTCCCCGTCAACTTCCGGCTCGTCCCCTCGGAGTTGAAGTTCGTCCTCAACGATGCCGAGATAGGCATCCTCTTCGTGGGTGACACGTTCAAGGACCAGGTCGAGGCCATACGGAACGAGATCACCGTGCCTCACATCGTGGACATCGGTGCGCCTTACGAGGAGATGATACGGTCGGGCTCGCCCGCGGAACCGGCGGGCAGCGTCAAACCCGACGATCTTTTCGCCATCTTCTATACGAGCGGCACCACGGGCGGACCCAAGGGCGTCATGCTCAGCCACGACAATTTCCTGTCCGCCGTGGTTAACCACACCATCGCGTACAAGCTCGGGCCATCCGATGTGAGCCTTCACGTCCAACCGTGCTATCACACCATGGAGGCATCGATGGTGCTGTGCCACTTCTACGTGGGTGGAACAAACGTGATGGTGACCAATTTCAACGGTCATGAATTCTGGAAGCTGGTGGAAAAGGAGAAGATCACCAACATCACCCTTGTCTACACGGGCCTCGTGGACATCCTCGACGCCTACAAGGAAGGCGGCTACAAGCTCGGCACCCTGAGAAGCTATTCCGTCGGCGGACAGACAACCCCCGTACCCATCCTGAAGCGGGCAGTGGAGGTGCTCGGCCCCGACATCATATTCGTGGTGTACGGCCTCACCGAGGCATCTCCCTTGCTCGCCTACCTCTCCAAGGAGGATTATTCCCTGGAGGGCGAGGGCTTGAAACGTCTCGGCTCCGTGGGCAAGGAACTCTTCAGCTGCCACGTCAGGATCGTCGACAAGGACGACAACGACGTCAGACCCGGCGAAGTGGGTGAGATCATCGCCCGTGGTCCCAACGTGATGAAGGGCTACTGGAAAAGAACCGAGGAAACGCAGGAAACCTTGAGGGGAGGCTGGCTTCACACGGGCGACATGGGTATGTTCGACGAAGACGGATACATATATGTCATAGACCGCAAGAAAGACCTCATCATCAGCGGCGGCGAGAACATCTCCCCCCACGAGATCGAGGACGCCCTCCATCTCCATCCCGCGGTGCACGAGTGCGCGGCCATCGGAATACCTGACGAACGCTGGGGCGAGCAGGTCAAGGCCGTTGTCGTTCTCACGAAGGACGCCCACATAACGGAAAAGGAGCTCATCGAATTCTGCGCGAAGCACCTCGCCCGGTACAAGCTGCCGAAGACCGTGGATTTCGTCGACGCCCTCCCCAAGGACCCCGTCGGCAAGATACAGAAGAAGGTCCTTCGGGAACAATACGCGAAGTAA
- a CDS encoding MFS transporter, with product MRNKLWSKQFTAVISATLLLSWAFYALMPTLPIYLMKHLKMGQGNIGMIMAAFSITAIIARPLAGFILDNHPRFRILIISLVVSAAAYGFYPLVTGVAAMLILRLVHGAIWGTCSSANATVVADIVPPVRLGEGIGIFALCIPVGMTIGPMFGNEVLSGYGPRVMFLSLLGVSLLAVVIALFARTPPRAISRTRFSVRNLFHRKALPLSLTMFFIMIAYGAIIVFVGIYATQRGFRNVTAFFLCFSASIFFSRLFLGRLFDRGYFHCLVVAGLTLTAAGLPWLGLAATPLQFLGAGMVSGFGFGILMPTCQAAVNDLADVDERGAANSTYLVSYDLGAGVGVLAIGFLAERIPLGRVYACCFFPILLSAGIFTFAALPHYLRHRSGNRGAG from the coding sequence TTGCGGAACAAACTCTGGTCGAAACAGTTCACAGCCGTGATATCGGCGACATTGCTCCTGTCGTGGGCGTTCTACGCGCTCATGCCCACACTGCCCATCTACCTGATGAAACACCTGAAGATGGGCCAGGGGAATATCGGGATGATCATGGCCGCCTTTTCCATCACCGCCATCATTGCCCGTCCCCTCGCGGGGTTCATTCTCGACAATCATCCCCGGTTCCGCATCCTCATCATCTCCCTTGTCGTCTCGGCGGCCGCGTACGGCTTCTATCCCCTGGTGACAGGGGTTGCGGCCATGCTCATCCTGCGGCTTGTCCACGGCGCCATATGGGGGACCTGTTCCTCTGCGAACGCGACCGTCGTCGCCGATATCGTGCCTCCCGTGCGTCTCGGTGAAGGCATAGGCATCTTTGCCCTGTGCATTCCCGTGGGCATGACCATCGGCCCCATGTTCGGCAACGAGGTGCTCAGTGGCTATGGCCCAAGGGTCATGTTCCTTTCACTCCTCGGCGTTTCACTTCTCGCCGTCGTCATTGCCCTCTTCGCGCGGACGCCCCCGAGGGCGATCTCCAGAACGAGATTCTCCGTACGGAACCTCTTCCACAGGAAGGCCCTTCCCCTTTCCCTGACCATGTTCTTCATCATGATCGCGTACGGGGCAATAATCGTCTTCGTCGGGATCTACGCCACGCAGAGGGGTTTCAGGAACGTCACCGCCTTTTTCCTGTGCTTCTCCGCGTCCATCTTCTTTTCCAGACTCTTCCTGGGCAGGCTCTTCGACAGGGGGTATTTCCATTGCCTCGTCGTTGCCGGCCTCACGTTGACCGCGGCCGGACTGCCGTGGCTCGGCCTGGCGGCAACGCCGCTCCAGTTCCTGGGCGCCGGCATGGTGAGCGGCTTCGGTTTCGGGATACTGATGCCGACGTGCCAGGCGGCGGTCAACGATCTTGCGGACGTCGATGAAAGAGGCGCGGCGAATTCCACGTATCTCGTCTCCTACGATCTTGGAGCAGGGGTCGGTGTTCTCGCTATCGGTTTTCTCGCGGAGAGGATACCCCTTGGCAGGGTCTACGCGTGCTGCTTCTTCCCGATCCTCCTGTCGGCGGGCATATTCACGTTCGCGGCCCTTCCCCATTACCTCCGCCACAGGTCCGGCAACCGCGGCGCCGGCTGA
- a CDS encoding aminotransferase class V-fold PLP-dependent enzyme, producing MPARLVYLDNAATTFPKPSSSLEKAIETYRRIGVSPGRGGYDLAAEAEEFVRETRRKTARFFGSSAPDRVIFTGNATDALNIALQGLLRPDDHVVSTRLEHNSVLRPLHHLRQKGIIEYDLVPFDGKGFVDPEDIVAAIRHDTKLVVVTHASNVLGTIQPVREIGRRCAEHGVPLLVDAAQSAGAVPIDVDGWQVAALAFTGHKSVLAPTGIGGLVLSRQVEDIEPSRFGGTGIDSASPVHTRDFPHRLEAGTLNLLGIIGLSGSLDYLEEAGIEAVNAREMELVTKLRDGLSLSTGIDLYCAEDLSDHVALLTANVRGMDPHDVGAILDGDFNIAVRTGVHCAPLVHESLGTSPGGSVRFSIGPFNTGSDIDLALKAMKEIARRG from the coding sequence ATGCCCGCGAGGCTGGTCTATCTCGACAATGCCGCCACAACATTTCCCAAACCCTCGTCGTCCCTTGAGAAGGCGATAGAGACCTATCGTCGGATCGGTGTCTCCCCGGGCCGGGGAGGCTACGACCTTGCCGCGGAGGCCGAGGAGTTCGTAAGGGAAACGCGGCGCAAGACCGCCCGCTTCTTCGGGTCTTCCGCTCCCGACCGGGTCATCTTCACGGGTAACGCAACGGATGCGCTGAACATAGCCCTCCAGGGCCTGCTCCGTCCCGACGACCATGTCGTGTCCACAAGACTCGAGCACAATTCCGTCCTGAGACCCCTCCACCATCTGCGTCAGAAGGGGATCATTGAATACGATCTTGTTCCCTTCGATGGAAAAGGCTTCGTCGATCCCGAAGACATCGTCGCGGCCATCCGGCACGACACAAAACTCGTTGTCGTGACCCACGCATCCAACGTTCTGGGCACCATCCAGCCCGTTCGGGAAATAGGGCGGCGTTGCGCCGAGCACGGCGTGCCGCTCCTCGTCGATGCCGCTCAGAGCGCCGGCGCGGTCCCCATCGACGTGGACGGATGGCAGGTCGCGGCCCTCGCTTTCACGGGGCACAAGTCCGTGCTGGCGCCCACGGGGATCGGAGGGCTTGTCCTCAGCCGGCAGGTGGAGGACATAGAGCCTTCCCGGTTCGGCGGGACGGGGATCGATTCGGCGAGCCCCGTTCACACCCGGGACTTTCCCCACAGGCTGGAGGCGGGCACCCTCAACCTCCTCGGCATCATCGGTCTTTCCGGGAGCCTCGACTATCTGGAGGAGGCGGGTATCGAGGCGGTGAACGCCCGGGAGATGGAACTCGTCACGAAGCTCCGCGACGGGTTGTCTCTGAGCACAGGAATAGACCTTTATTGCGCGGAAGACCTTTCCGATCACGTCGCATTGCTGACGGCAAACGTACGGGGCATGGACCCGCACGACGTGGGGGCCATCCTGGACGGCGACTTCAACATCGCGGTCAGGACGGGAGTTCATTGTGCTCCCCTCGTCCATGAGAGTCTCGGCACATCTCCGGGCGGCAGCGTGCGCTTCAGCATCGGACCTTTCAATACCGGCAGCGACATAGACCTGGCGCTCAAGGCCATGAAGGAGATCGCGAGGCGTGGTTGA
- a CDS encoding TusE/DsrC/DsvC family sulfur relay protein, which yields MDGLSEPEERTWDLQQRVRVIAGKEVVFDDEGFLWRPEDWTEEVGRVLALESGMEVLDDARWRVIRFLREYYAYHGRAPMNRDLKAGLGMSLMDLEALFPGGIRKGARRIAGLPNPRSCT from the coding sequence ATGGATGGTTTGTCTGAACCTGAAGAAAGAACATGGGACCTTCAACAGAGGGTGCGGGTCATTGCGGGAAAGGAGGTTGTTTTCGATGATGAGGGGTTTCTGTGGCGGCCGGAGGATTGGACGGAGGAGGTGGGGCGGGTGCTCGCGTTGGAATCCGGCATGGAGGTGCTCGATGACGCCCGGTGGAGGGTCATCCGTTTCCTGCGGGAGTACTATGCCTATCATGGCAGGGCGCCCATGAACCGCGACCTCAAGGCGGGCCTCGGGATGAGCCTCATGGACCTCGAGGCGCTCTTCCCCGGCGGTATCCGCAAGGGAGCGCGGCGGATAGCCGGGTTGCCGAACCCGAGGTCATGCACGTGA
- a CDS encoding molybdopterin-dependent oxidoreductase, which translates to MERVRLKVNGVWRNFVVEPDRVLLDTLREDLRLTGTKQSCDRKGQCGACTVIVNGKAVPSCLTKMAGLDGAEVMTVEGLGTPENPHLIQEAYVLSGAIQCGFCTPGMIMATKALLDRNSDPGDEEIKKALQRNLCRCTGYVKIIEAVKLAGRFIRGETTPDEVRPNPKGPMIGVSHPRPSAMLKACGLAEFSADIKLENPLELAVARSTERHARILSVDTSEAATMPGVVGVMTAPDIKGTNRIKIISADQPILAEDKVYCLGDAIAVVAARTKKEALAGAAAVKVEYDPLPVITSPLEAMKESTARIHAEWPNLCFAQPQIKGDAEKALREAAAVVEADFSTQINHQAPLEPEATVAYMEGEGEEAELVVIGRSINIHLHMADLQESLGYENVRYEEAFSGGNFGQKIAMTSEAIAGAAALHFGRPVRYIPSLAESMLMSSKRHAFAMKVRLGCGEDGKLTAFTMDLTVDNGAYQIIGVAVVKRALWMLSGSYNIPNVRAMARLVYTNNPAGGAARGAGPPQTTFALECAVDMLAAKMGMDPLEFRRKNSLLPGQSCSTGMVYDEWPFPELCDAIRPAYERAKREAAAAEAGPVKRGVGIASHAFGIGTPADIGRVVVELDPDDGLTVFAAVADPGEGNDSMLTQIASHLTGIPMDKVRLVTRDTDRTTGMGPAAASRMTYMAGGSLVLAIEQLKKAMEEAGTRTYEGLRKAGRPTHYLGSKMAAGRDADMDPETGQGLSFESRVHAIQMAEVEVNTDTGEVRVVRMTTAVDPGTVINPINLEGQLHGGMDQGVGFALREEYIHGETKDWFTFKFPTMKTAFDMDVIINETPRAKGPLGAVGIGEMTMVCTAPAVINAICDACGVRIRDLPAAPEKIKTALDERNRWSR; encoded by the coding sequence ATGGAAAGGGTGAGACTGAAGGTAAACGGGGTTTGGCGGAACTTTGTGGTGGAGCCCGATCGTGTGCTTCTGGATACATTGAGGGAAGACTTGAGGCTCACGGGGACGAAACAGTCCTGCGACCGCAAGGGGCAATGCGGTGCCTGCACGGTCATCGTCAACGGAAAGGCGGTCCCGTCGTGCCTCACGAAGATGGCCGGTCTTGACGGTGCGGAGGTTATGACCGTGGAGGGTCTCGGCACGCCGGAGAATCCCCACCTTATCCAGGAGGCCTATGTCCTTTCGGGGGCGATACAATGCGGTTTCTGCACACCCGGCATGATCATGGCGACAAAGGCCCTTCTGGACAGGAACTCCGATCCCGGGGACGAAGAGATAAAGAAGGCCCTTCAGCGCAATCTCTGCCGCTGCACGGGATACGTGAAGATCATCGAGGCGGTGAAGCTCGCCGGCAGATTCATTCGGGGCGAGACGACACCCGACGAGGTGAGGCCCAACCCGAAGGGACCCATGATCGGGGTCTCCCACCCCCGTCCTTCCGCCATGCTGAAGGCCTGCGGGCTCGCGGAGTTCTCGGCCGACATCAAACTGGAGAACCCCCTCGAACTGGCGGTGGCGAGGAGTACCGAGCGCCATGCCAGGATCCTGTCGGTGGATACGTCTGAGGCCGCGACGATGCCGGGAGTGGTCGGGGTCATGACCGCCCCGGATATCAAGGGCACGAACAGGATCAAGATCATCTCCGCCGACCAGCCCATCCTGGCGGAAGACAAGGTCTACTGCCTGGGGGACGCCATAGCGGTCGTGGCGGCGCGCACGAAGAAAGAGGCACTCGCCGGCGCGGCGGCCGTGAAGGTCGAGTATGATCCCCTGCCCGTCATCACGTCGCCTCTGGAGGCCATGAAAGAGAGCACCGCGAGGATCCACGCCGAGTGGCCGAACCTCTGTTTCGCTCAGCCTCAGATAAAGGGCGATGCCGAAAAGGCGCTTCGCGAGGCCGCCGCCGTGGTGGAGGCGGATTTCTCGACGCAGATCAATCACCAGGCCCCACTCGAGCCCGAGGCGACGGTGGCCTACATGGAGGGAGAAGGGGAAGAGGCAGAGCTCGTGGTCATCGGGAGGAGCATCAACATCCACCTCCACATGGCGGACCTGCAGGAAAGCCTCGGGTACGAGAACGTGCGCTACGAGGAGGCCTTCTCGGGGGGGAATTTCGGGCAGAAGATCGCGATGACCTCGGAGGCCATCGCGGGGGCGGCGGCGCTTCATTTCGGTCGCCCCGTTCGCTACATCCCCAGCCTCGCGGAGTCGATGCTCATGAGCAGTAAGCGCCACGCCTTCGCGATGAAGGTGAGGCTCGGCTGCGGGGAGGACGGGAAGCTGACGGCCTTCACGATGGATCTCACCGTCGACAACGGGGCATATCAGATAATCGGCGTCGCTGTCGTCAAGCGGGCGTTGTGGATGCTCTCGGGCTCCTACAACATCCCGAACGTCAGAGCCATGGCGCGGCTCGTGTATACCAACAACCCCGCCGGGGGGGCGGCGCGCGGAGCGGGACCTCCGCAGACCACCTTCGCCCTGGAGTGCGCCGTGGACATGCTCGCCGCTAAGATGGGCATGGATCCCCTCGAGTTCCGGAGGAAGAACTCCCTTCTGCCCGGGCAAAGCTGCTCCACGGGAATGGTGTACGACGAGTGGCCCTTTCCGGAGCTCTGTGACGCCATCAGGCCCGCATACGAGAGGGCGAAGAGGGAGGCGGCAGCCGCGGAGGCGGGTCCGGTGAAGCGCGGGGTGGGCATAGCCAGCCACGCCTTCGGTATAGGGACCCCCGCGGACATAGGAAGAGTGGTCGTGGAGCTTGACCCTGATGACGGCCTCACGGTCTTTGCGGCCGTTGCGGACCCCGGGGAAGGCAACGATTCCATGCTTACCCAGATAGCCTCACACCTCACGGGCATACCCATGGACAAGGTCCGCCTCGTTACCCGCGACACCGACCGGACAACGGGCATGGGCCCCGCGGCGGCTAGCAGGATGACCTACATGGCGGGCGGCTCCCTGGTGCTCGCCATCGAGCAGTTGAAGAAGGCCATGGAGGAGGCGGGCACGCGCACCTATGAGGGACTGAGGAAGGCGGGCAGACCCACCCATTACCTGGGCTCCAAAATGGCCGCCGGCAGGGACGCCGACATGGACCCCGAGACGGGCCAGGGGCTGTCCTTTGAGTCCCGTGTCCACGCCATCCAGATGGCCGAGGTGGAGGTCAACACGGATACGGGCGAGGTCCGCGTCGTCAGGATGACCACCGCCGTCGATCCCGGCACGGTCATCAATCCCATAAACCTCGAGGGCCAGCTCCACGGGGGCATGGACCAGGGTGTCGGTTTCGCCCTGAGGGAAGAGTACATCCACGGCGAAACGAAAGACTGGTTCACCTTCAAGTTCCCCACGATGAAGACCGCCTTCGACATGGACGTGATAATCAACGAGACCCCCCGGGCAAAGGGCCCCCTGGGGGCGGTGGGAATTGGCGAAATGACCATGGTGTGCACGGCTCCCGCCGTCATCAACGCCATCTGCGATGCCTGCGGCGTGAGGATCCGCGACCTGCCGGCGGCACCGGAAAAGATCAAGACAGCGTTGGACGAAAGAAACCGTTGGAGCCGTTAG
- a CDS encoding amino acid ABC transporter substrate-binding protein, translating to MNKGIMAVATLVIFLAFCPVAAWSQTSGEAGRDTFRLTHIESFEPFAVVGNGTSKGLTVDILTEALSRVGLKVVFAGQPQEKEQEVVLKGEADGLSFFAINAERKKSFDFSDPYLMTGGALFVKSPAPPCNSLKGLEGRTVATPLKGPLAGHIKKNFPGVKVFTDVKDYKSTLQAVLDGKADAAALNTQVGAVLARDSFPGRFSMPEKGFLEIPVGVAVAKGKHGDFLAKLNKGLKAIMVDGTYDRIIAKWGVPATTKPPRE from the coding sequence ATGAATAAGGGAATTATGGCAGTGGCAACTCTGGTGATCTTCCTTGCTTTTTGTCCGGTCGCCGCATGGTCCCAGACGAGCGGGGAGGCAGGCAGGGACACTTTCAGACTGACCCACATCGAGTCCTTCGAGCCCTTTGCCGTTGTCGGGAACGGCACGTCGAAGGGATTGACCGTGGACATCCTGACGGAGGCGCTGTCGAGGGTCGGGCTCAAGGTCGTCTTCGCGGGACAGCCCCAGGAGAAGGAGCAGGAAGTGGTACTCAAGGGTGAAGCGGACGGCCTTTCCTTCTTCGCGATCAACGCGGAACGGAAGAAGAGCTTCGATTTCAGCGATCCCTATCTCATGACGGGAGGGGCCCTCTTCGTTAAGTCGCCCGCGCCGCCCTGCAATTCTCTCAAGGGACTCGAAGGCAGGACCGTGGCAACCCCGCTGAAAGGCCCTCTCGCGGGCCACATCAAGAAGAATTTCCCCGGGGTAAAGGTGTTCACCGATGTGAAGGACTACAAGTCGACCCTTCAAGCGGTCCTCGATGGAAAGGCGGACGCCGCGGCCCTCAATACACAGGTGGGAGCCGTCCTGGCGAGGGATTCCTTTCCCGGCAGGTTCTCGATGCCGGAGAAAGGTTTTCTCGAGATCCCCGTCGGTGTCGCCGTCGCGAAGGGAAAACACGGCGATTTCCTGGCAAAGCTCAACAAGGGACTCAAGGCCATAATGGTCGACGGGACATACGACAGGATCATAGCGAAATGGGGAGTGCCGGCGACGACGAAACCCCCGAGAGAATAG
- a CDS encoding DUF4325 domain-containing protein, translating into MEKSTDVKGLVLAALKRNGRVRAADLVRETGFSRVYVHRFLRELMDEGRIELIGKANQAHYVPAGGSRAGGGTPGTALRLHRILRNTGLREDAVLEEIKREGGLFERISPNAAEIFTYAFTEMLNNAIEHSGSGVIDVLVMRDVKALSFDISDRGVGIFNNIMKKKHLASVMEAIQDLLKGKETTAPAFHSGEGIFFTSKIADRFIIRSFGKKLTFDNEIGEIFVRDVKRPVLGTKVFFSFVPGGRKRLKDVFDQFTDEDLSFSKTTVKVRLYHEGAEYVSRSQARRILVGLERFRTVELDFSKVETVGQGFADEVFRVWHSRHPDISIMPVNAGENVEFMIRHVTAG; encoded by the coding sequence AGAAACCGGCTTCTCGCGGGTCTACGTCCACAGATTTCTCAGGGAGCTGATGGATGAGGGAAGGATCGAGCTCATCGGCAAGGCCAACCAGGCACACTATGTACCGGCCGGCGGGTCGCGCGCCGGCGGGGGGACCCCGGGGACGGCGCTCAGGCTCCACCGCATTCTCCGCAACACCGGCTTGAGGGAAGACGCCGTGCTGGAAGAAATAAAGCGGGAGGGGGGACTGTTCGAGAGGATCTCTCCGAATGCCGCCGAGATATTCACTTACGCCTTCACGGAGATGCTCAACAACGCGATAGAACATTCCGGTTCCGGGGTGATCGACGTTCTTGTTATGAGGGATGTGAAGGCCCTGTCCTTCGACATATCCGATAGAGGGGTCGGGATCTTCAATAACATCATGAAGAAGAAACACCTCGCTTCAGTCATGGAGGCCATCCAGGACCTGCTGAAGGGCAAGGAGACCACGGCCCCCGCGTTTCACAGCGGCGAAGGCATCTTCTTCACATCAAAGATCGCCGACCGGTTCATTATCAGGAGCTTTGGGAAGAAGCTGACCTTCGACAACGAGATAGGAGAGATCTTCGTGAGAGACGTGAAGAGACCCGTGCTGGGCACGAAGGTATTCTTCTCCTTCGTGCCTGGTGGCAGGAAGCGCCTGAAGGATGTCTTCGATCAATTCACCGACGAGGACCTTTCGTTCAGCAAGACCACGGTGAAGGTCCGGCTCTATCACGAAGGCGCGGAATATGTTTCGCGGTCCCAGGCGAGGCGTATCCTGGTGGGGTTGGAAAGGTTCAGGACCGTGGAACTGGACTTCTCGAAGGTCGAGACCGTCGGGCAGGGATTTGCCGATGAGGTGTTCCGCGTGTGGCATTCCCGGCATCCCGATATCAGTATCATGCCGGTCAATGCGGGAGAGAACGTGGAATTCATGATCAGGCATGTGACCGCAGGTTGA